Within the Acidobacteriota bacterium genome, the region GATCTACTACAACGAGAAGTTCTTCGCCTACCCGCTCAAGCCCCTCGACGCCTTCATGAAGCTCGGGCCCTTCGAGTCCCTCGCCTGCGTCGGCAGCCTCGCCCTGAGCAAGCTCCGCCCCAAGCCCGACGAGAGCCATTTCGACGCATGGGTCATCAACCGCTTCGGGCAGCGCCTCTTCGACACCTTCTTCCGCTCGTACACCGAGAAGGTGTGGGGGGTCCCCTGCGGCGAGATCAAGGCGGAGTGGGCGGCGCAGAGGATCAAGTCGCTCTCCCTGACCGGGGCGATCATGAACGCCTTCTTCAAGTCGGGGGATCACACGTCGCTGATCGAGGAGTTCAAGTACCCCGAGCTGGGACCCGGGCAGATGTGGGAGGCGTGCCGCGATCTGGTCATCGAGCGCGGCGGCGTCGTGATGAGCGGGATGGACGTGCGGCGCGTCACCCACGCCGGCGGCCGCGTCGAGACGGTCGTCGCCGCCGATTCCGAAGGGAAGGAGCAGGCCTTCCGCGCGAAGCACTTCGTCTCGTCGATGGCCCTCCGGGATCTCTTCGGCTGCCTCGCGCCGGCCGCGCCCCGCGGCGTCGCGGACGCCGCATCGCGCCTCCGGTACCGCGACTTCATCCTCGTCGCCCTCGTCATCGACAAGGCCGAGACCTTCCCGGACAACTGGATCTACATCCACTCGCCGAAGGTCAACGTCGGCCGCATCCAGAATTTCAAGAACTGGAGCCCCTCGCTGGTCCCCGACAGGACGAAGACGTGCCTCGGCCTCGAGTACTTCTGCTTCGAGAACGACGCGCTCTGGCGCACGCCCGACCGCGAGCTCATCGAGGCCGCCGGCCGGGAGCTGAAGGTGGTGGGGCTCCTCGCGAAGGGAGACGCCGTTCTCGACGGATGCGTCGTCCGCATGGAGAAGACCTACCCGATGTACGTCGGCGACACCTTCCGCGACGACCTCCACGCGATGAAGGG harbors:
- a CDS encoding NAD(P)/FAD-dependent oxidoreductase; this encodes MNDFDVAIIGGGPAGLTAAFEAVKAGLRPLVLERSSYMGGIARTVNYKGYRFDIGGHRFFTKVKRVDDLWTEILGDRFLRRPRMSRIYYNEKFFAYPLKPLDAFMKLGPFESLACVGSLALSKLRPKPDESHFDAWVINRFGQRLFDTFFRSYTEKVWGVPCGEIKAEWAAQRIKSLSLTGAIMNAFFKSGDHTSLIEEFKYPELGPGQMWEACRDLVIERGGVVMSGMDVRRVTHAGGRVETVVAADSEGKEQAFRAKHFVSSMALRDLFGCLAPAAPRGVADAASRLRYRDFILVALVIDKAETFPDNWIYIHSPKVNVGRIQNFKNWSPSLVPDRTKTCLGLEYFCFENDALWRTPDRELIEAAGRELKVVGLLAKGDAVLDGCVVRMEKTYPMYVGDTFRDDLHAMKGYLTGLTNLHCCGRNGQHRYNNQDHSMYTACLAVENMLGARHDVWNVNVERVYHEEVQPLEDESGKEIEA